TGGTAGGTCGACTCGGGGTCCGGGGTGGTGACGCGCTGGTGCCCGCGCACCTGGGTGAAGGCACCGAGCAGCGCATCGGCCGTCGCGCCGACCTCGCGGAGCAGCGCCGCGGTCTCGCCGCCCTCCTTCGCGAGGCCGACGAGCAGGTGCTCGGTCGAGATGTAGTCGTCGCCCAGCGACCGCGCCTCGTCGGACGCGGCGTTGATGACCGCGGCCGACTGCCGCGACAGGTTGGGGCTCGCGACCGTCGAGCCGCTCGCGCTCGGCAACCGGCCGGCCAGCGCCTGCGCCTTGCTCTGCACGGTGTCGAGCGGGGCGCCGACCGCCTCGAGGAGCGGCCGGGCGGTGCCGTCGGCCTGGTCGAGCAGCGCCAG
This genomic window from Mycobacteriales bacterium contains:
- a CDS encoding Clp protease N-terminal domain-containing protein — translated: MDYKLTTRSQEALAAAVRAAGNAGNPAVEPVHVLLALLDQADGTARPLLEAVGAPLDTVQSKAQALAGRLPSASGSTVASPNLSRQSAAVINAASDEARSLGDDYISTEHLLVGLAKEGGETAALLREVGATADALLGAFTQVRGHQRVTTPDPESTY